The following DNA comes from Labrus mixtus chromosome 8, fLabMix1.1, whole genome shotgun sequence.
CTTTGAACCTTCTGTCTGTGTCCAAAATGCCCCGTAAAAGTCCCCTCCACAGTTCAGACTGTCTACagagctttcagtttgcaaagtcagcagctgcaggtctCTCAATCCACTCTCGcctatctgtttttaaagggaagAAAGCTTGAAGCACTGGGAGGTCAACTGGTTGTCATCTCGGTGAGGAGaacatgataaaataaattaaattattgaaGCCCCACCCCCCTTCCTTTCAATCCCTTTACATAGTTCTAAAGCCACACCCCTTCTCCCTCCTTACAAATTATACTTCACCTGTGACCCTCGCTAGTTCCCCCACCCCTCAATCACCCACATctattttgtttgttcttgcatGTAATGTTAAGACCGCGATAACCAAGTataacaacacattttctgtttttatgtacTTGTGAGTATTTACTAGATCTTACTgaaatgacccaccccctcacctACCACAACCTTGTAACGTGCAGTGCATGACATATTTGTTTTCTGCCATAGCTACATTTTAACAGAAAGATGGCAAAGCGAGTGATGAATGACGATGACTTATAATAAATGTGATACCTAATAATGTCATCTGGAGGCACAGACAATGTTACATAGACTAAAAAAAGGGACCTCAGTCTAAGCTGCAGTTTGGTTAAACGTATTTTGTCTTAAGAAAGGTTGTTTAGCCTTTTATGTCAATAATACGATGTATTCACATTTAGGACTGTGCAGATTGTTCCTCTGGAAATTGTTTAATGCgttttcctcttgtgttttctcctctgtattgcagacacacagaagacaTGATAGTCACTCCATTTGCACAGGTAAGTCCACTGAAATAAATGTCCTTTTTGGCCAGGTGGTCATATAAAAAGGAAAACGTGTTCACTTGTTAGCTTAACACAGcaggactttaaaaaataagGCTATAATAAACTCCAGATGGTACGAGACCAGGCTTTACTACCACATCGGAACAGCCCCTTGAGTGTCATGTTGGCCCTGCGACAGGACGAGGCTTCCCGCTGGCAGTGCCCATCTCTTGCGTGGGATGTGCGTCACACTTGTGCTCACTTTACACAGGGAAAGAAGCACTGAATCCAATACTGCTGGATCATGCTGTTTAAATTCGTATGCAGTGGCTGATAAGTCTGCTGCACCGGTCAGGCCTGGATACAGGATACTCTGTGGGCTCTCTGTGTGCGGAGTCAGTGTTTGGCCACAGATAAGGTGACAGACATGACATAGAGGGGTGTCAGTGATGCcatcaaaaaacagacagagagagacaggggagtgcCTCTGCGTAACTCTTTAGTATTGAGGATGAAGGCCAAAGTGTTTGATTTCAAAGGCTCGTCAGCACTAGATCTAGATCAAGAGAATTTTTAGCGAAGGCATGTACATCACTTTAAGGCTTCAAATGACAAGACATCTGTACCGCCATTAAGTCACAAATGTTATGTACGTCACATTCTATGATCTTGTACATTCAGTCTCTTGTTGCTACCTTACAGGTCCTCGCCAGCCTGAGGACAGTCCGAAGTAACTTTGCCGTCATAACCAACCAGCAAGATCGCACAGCCAGCAAGTATGTTTTTAGAAAATCTCACCACCACACTTGACAGTTCAAATCATGCTGACAATagagtgtcattttttttgtctttgatgaCTCTGGAtggtctctgtctctgcaggacaCGATCATCAGGCAGCAACCCACCATCCATGTGCAAGACCAGCCTGGCAGGTTGGTTCTGGTATtagaaagggttttttttttttactaatcaATATCCCAATAGTGTCACTGACCTTgttcagacagagaggaagcaAGGACCTTATCATGATTGAAAACTGTGAATTGTATAATCCAGGTTGCTGGAAACACGTCATAGCAGTGAATTAGGAAATGACGTCAATCAGAAATAAATGAAGTCCATTAGTGGAGGAGGTGTACACTTCATTCATACTGAGTCAAGTATCCGTCCCTCAAAATTGGAATGTTTTTATGTACAACAATGTGTAATTAAAATGGCCTGCTGGTATTATAATAATATGACAAATGCAATCATTTGTAGGCACTGTTGTAGCTGCTCAGGTTAGAGCTAATTATCTACATTACATACTCCTGTGCAGTAACAGTGCCAATTTATTCTATTACCATATTTTTAGTTATGCTTTGTCtgacatattttaatatattacaTTAAAGTCCCTACAGCTTTAAAACAATGAGTGACATTGCGTCAGTATTATATGTAGTTAAGTAGAACTATGAAGTTATATTGCACCACTGATGACGTTTGTTTGTAACTAGTTGATGTCAGACAACATGAGAAGAGGGTTGACGGACCATTTTGATTCTAATAAGGAGTTTTAGGGGCCAcattgaagaagaaaacttagATTTGTTTACTTGTATTATCGTGCCTCTAATGTCGTATTCTGTTATGACTTCTTTCTTgaaatctacattttttttcccgtcTTCAATATTTCTAAAATGCTTAATTGTATGTAATTTGGTTAGCGAGTGAATGCTTTTTACGAGTTGAATCAATCCCGTAATGCCTTGCTGTGTTCGTCTGGTACAGAGGAGCCGCACCAGCAGCTGGCCATAGAGACTCTGGATGAGCTGGACTGGTGTCTGGAACAACTGGAGACTCTGAAAACTCGACACTCTGTCAGCGAGATGGCTTCCAACAAGGTACTTAGACATCATACACTGCTCTAACATATAATCGTCAGCCTAATTTACTGAACATACACACCAGGTACACACCTCACACTGCCACACTGTTTAGGTTAACATTTAATGCAGCAGGGTTCAGGGTAAGGTTGCAGTGCGGCCCCTGAATTGCCTCCCTGAGGGATCTTAAGTAGTCATGTGCTCCTTGTTGCCATTTTTCAAGGTAGTGAGACATAAGTTGACCCTGAAGTCATCCAGATTGGATGTTGAGGAATACATTTCCAAATAAAAGTATCATGAGCATACTTTAATGCTTATCACATTGAAGTAGTTAAACCTGTTATGACAGATGCTACATGACTATTCATCAGTTTCATCACTTTGCCTGAGGATTTGACGTGGTGTGCTCTAAGTGCAGTTAGCTTTCACTGATCTCTTAACAAATATGCTCTAGAATACAGAGAATCCATCACTGAAATATGAATAGGAGCTTCCCTCCATCAGCCAATTGAAGAGGGGCTTATTCCATGAATGAGCAGGATGGTTTCATGCGTGCAAACAGAGACTAGACACAGAATCTCCCATCCCCCCGCTCATGTGTAGAAAAATGTGAATGAGGTAGTGGGAGCTGAAGATGAAACGGTATCCCCCCTCTTCTACTCTTTCTCCCTGtacccttctcctctcctcctctcctcctctcctcctctcctcctctcctcctctccttagACTTGAGCCTTTCGCTCATGTGATTCCATGATTACCCCGcccacacacaacatacacatgcTCTTCATAGTATcaggcacacacatacacacggcACATGTACACACTTTATCCCGTCAAATCTATGTACATTGTACTTCCTCTAATACAATGCCTGCTTGGATACATTTGCCGCTACACACCCTCACGTGGCGGAGGTTTCGTGGGAGGCAGACCACCCCCCTGTTCCTGCAGATCAGTCAATGAGCAGCTTCAGTCAGTGGGGGGGGAGAATTATTCATGCTGGCACCCGGGAACAAAGGCAGGCACATGGGAGGCCGAAGCGAGCACTGTTTCTGCATGGCGGACAAACTTATCGAATAGTTTGGTTCAAGGAACATCATTAATGACCCCTGAAAAGTGTCTCTGAGGTAGAGTGAGAAACATCACAATTCAAGCATTGAGGATTGTGCGGCTCAGTTTAAGAAATGTAACCCCACTAGGAATGTTTAAAATAGACGTTTACAGTCGACAACACTGATGTGATCGGAAATAATGGAAAACTGTTACATCAAATCAATGATTGTATTAACACAAAAGTTCCATAATTGTCttattataaaatgtaatatcaGCTTTATATCATGGTTCAACTGTGTCCAACAAATATACCGTTGGGTCAGGATAAATGCAGCACATTTTGGGTGTGTAAATTATTTCATTCAAATTGAGCTTATTTCCACACAAAATGATCTTAAATAGGCTGTTGCAGCCTTATTTAGGTATAATTCTGTggggaaatgttttcttatcGTGTGTTTATGATAACGGTCGATGTGCCATCATCTTTGTGGTacgttgtgttctttttttatttttggctgcATGAATGAAATCCCCCTTCTCTATCCATTAAAGCTTTTCCTTCATATCTTCTTCAAACTTGGTGCACATGGTCTGTCTCACAACCTCCGCCTCCTAACACGCTCAGCTCCGCCTACTTTGTTCATCTCCCAACCAATGAGGTCCCTCTGCTCTCCAAACCGCTGCTGCAGCAGGCACCTGATTGGCTgctatttttaggcttttttggAGGGAGGCGTGGATTAGAGTACCTCGTTCTCCCTGTGTTTACACACACGTACGAGTGCAGGCAGTAACTGAGTGAATGAGGGAGAGTCAGATGGAGCGATGCAGTCTGACTCCTCTGCCTCGCATCCTCGCATCCCACAGCATTTCCAcatctgagctcctctctcctcttctcccctgGACCCTTTAGCAGTTCTTTCATCCATCTGTGCAGCTCTTACCGATCAGAGCACTAACCAGTGGACTGTCTGCTTGCAGTGGATTTTGCACAGGAAAGCAGTATAGGAGCACAAAGTGTCCCTGCTGTCTGGTTCTCTTGCGAGAGTCAGAGGACATCAAGAAAGcttagctcttttttttccgcaattttttttttctgccctcaTGCTTGACTTTGCGCTGAAATGCCAGAAGTGAATAATTTCATCACTATGTCGTGGAAGTCCATTCAGGTAAGCAGAGCTGAGGGATGAGCTGGATGGGAGGGGATTAGACAGCTGGACTCACATGTTGCTTGtttgtgaatgagtgtgagcGAGTGGGTAACTGGTGGTTGATATGAGACTTCTCTCATTTTCTGGATGTATTTAGTTAGATCTTTGTTttgataaacatgaaacacacacaaagtttgCAGCATGTGTTTGGCTGCAGGCTGCTGTGTGTAAAATCAGCCATGATTTCCCTGCGTCCAATCAAAAGCGTGGACACTGTGTGTAGCATGAGACATGTGAATGCTGTTGGTGGAGCgaatctgacttttttttttttgacggaCACTGTCAAGTGTTAAGTTGCTTTAATAGCaagtattgtgtgtgtgatcaaACTTATGGAtacctgtgtttttgtgtgttcctCAGTTCAAAAGGATGCTGAACCGAGAGCTCACCCAGCTGTCAGAAACCAGCCGATCAGGGAACCAGGTGTCTGAGTTCATCTCCAGCACCTTCCTAGGTAAAATACCTACACTTTGtacaaagcttaaaaaaaaagacaatgtgcAGTGTTAATACTTTTTCTCACTACATCTGACAGAAAAGCAACACGACATGGACATCATGTCCCCCCCAACAAAGGAGAAGGACAAGAAGAAGCGGCCCATGTCCCAGATCAGTGGTGTGAAGAAGGCCACCCACAGCCCCAGCCTCGCTCCCTCCACCATCCCTCGCTTTGGGGTCAACGCCAGCCAGGAGGGTCTCCTAGCAAGGGTACTAAGACTAGCCAAATTCATGCAGATCagttttgaattgtttttttatatattctgtATGCTTTGCTAACatatctctttttctttaacgTTTGATGGCAGGAGTTAGAAGACGTTAACAGATGGGGTATTGACATCTTTAAGGTCGCTGAGTATTCTGGAAATCGCCCATTGACAGTCACCATGTACACTATCTTCCAGGTCATAAAGTACTCTGCTTTTACTGTATAAACTCAAATATGAGGTTTAGGCCAATGACTGAAGCAGTCAGCGAAAGAATGATGCGATCAACTAACACACAATTGTTGAACCCCACCTGACtcatatgttttttgtttgtaggAACGTGATTTGCTCAAGTCCTTTAAGATCCCCATCGACACTTTCATTACATTCACCATGACACTGGAGGATCATTATCGTGCTGATGTAGCCTATCACAACAACAtccatgctgcagacgttgtcCAGTCCACACATGTCTTACTCTCCACCCCTGCTCTGGAGGTAAAAAGTCCCTCTATTTAATTCTGATTAATCGTCAGACCAGttaaaaaagttttcctttAAATCCAAGCATTGTATCTGATCATGTCCTGTCATGTTCACTGTCCCTGCTCTTTGTGTCATTCAAGGCTGTATTTACTGATCTGGAGATCCTTGCCGCTCTGTTTGCAAGTGCCATCCATGATGTGGATCATCCTGGAGTTTCCAATCAGTTTCTCATCAACACCAGTGAGTTTGCATAGCTCCACAGGGATTAAGTGAGCGTGTGTGGGTGCAGACTGTGTTTCACTATGCCGATGTGAGGCCTGTATGcacatgtctgtgtttctggTGGTTTGCAGAGCTGACTGTAAAGTTTTATCTTGTCTGCCTTTAGACTCAGAGCTGGCCTTGATGTACAACGACTCGTCGGTGCTGGAGAATCACCACCTGGCTGTCGGCTTTAAGCTCCTGCAGGAAGACAACTGTGATATCTTTGAAAACCTCagcaaaaagcagagacagtCACTAAGAAAAATGGTCATTGATATGGTAAGACAACCCAGTGGAATCCTTAAATTTGTGATCATAAATCGATGTCTGCCTTGAAGATAGAGCAATTTCTAACTGAGGTGGTGCATTCTTCAATCTGCAGGTGTTGGCCACGGATATGTCTAAGCACATGAACCTCCTGGCAGACCTGAAAACCATGGTGGAGACTAAGAAAGTCACCAGTCTAGGAGTCCTGCTGCTAGACAACTATTCAGATCGCATACAGGTGAGAACACTTCCTGTCTTTAGTAAGAGGCATGTTTATcaattgaattatttaaaaaacttaaattgtGCATCTACAGCTTTTCAACTTTCCCTAAGTACACAACAATTAATTACCATTACTTTGCTATACAAGTCACTTTAAGGGGGaaacaaaactatttaaaaaatgttaaaaataataatctgtgtttttttcattgcatGTTAACAAACTCTACTTTTGTCTCCACAGGTCCTTCAGAACATGGTGCACTGTGCAGACCTGAGTAACCCCACAAAGCCTCTTGAGCTGTACCGGGTGTGGACGGACCGCATCATGGTGGAGTTTTTCAcccagggagacagggagagagacaaggGCATGGAGATCAGCCCCATGTGTGACAAACAGAATGCGTCAATAGAGAAAAGCCAGGTACAGAGTAGAAGctgaaaaaacaacttaaaaccttgtgtttttataaagtgtTAAACTGAAACGTGAAAGTATAAAATGAAATGAGGCAAAATGAGAAATCCCTCCttagaaatataaaacacattgcCTCTTTGTTTCAGGTGGGTTTCATCGACTACATAGTTCATCCTCTGTGGGAGACCTGGGCCGACCTGGTCCATCCAGATGCTCAGGAGATCTTGGACACACTAGAGGACAACAGGGAGTGGTACCAGAGCATGATCCCACACAGCCCCTCACCAGACCAGtgccaggaggaggaggaggaggaggaggaggaaaaccttGTCGGGGAAGCCTCAGCACTCATTGGGGGCGGAGGCTCCACTTCGGCAGACAAGTTTCAGTTTGAGCTGACCttggaagaagagggagagtcCGGTACAGACAGTCCCCCTGAGGAAGAGGGCAGGGGGTCTGAACTCTCCAGAACTGATTCTGGCAGCGGATTTGATGCTGCAACTCACCTGCTCCCCACAAAACTCAGCCCTGATTCTGGCAGGACTTTTTCTTTAGACTCTGAGAAAGACATAGCAGAAGACAAAGAACCGGACCAGGAAGGCATCTCTGGGGTTCCTCGCTTCCGACTTGGCACATAGCACCAACCAAAATGTAGGTTCCTTTTGGtcgtttttgtttattttctttttttctgggcCTCATCCTCTGTCACTCCCATCTCCCACTCCAACCTGAACACAACCACGTCTGGTTTCCACAGACAGGGTGACAGAAAGCCTCTGTGTTGGGAGTACAGGAATGCAAGTAGGTGTAGGGGTTGTATGAAGTCTGCATTTTAACTCAGCAGTCACTTGCACTGGAGAGAGGGTATCAGACTGTGTCACTGTTCCAGTAGAGGACAGGTAACCAAGTTTCTCAGCGGTCCCTTTTATCTCTTAAACAAACTGTTGATAAAGTTCTACAGAGACAACAagaagttttaaaaagaaaacttccTTTTACCAGCCGAACCAAGGTCTAAAAACAGTACTGTCTTCCTCTTTTGAAGAAAGTGAGGAAGTGATGAAtggctgtgaaaacacaaaaacatcttgtAAGATGTCTTGCCAAACTAGCAATTTACATGGACAATGATGTTTTGTCTGcctttctgatattttttttttgtttatttttgttggttCATATattctgctgtcttttttttaagctccaTACAGAGTGAAATAGAGTAAATGAAGATGAGAGCAAAAAGCACAGTTTAAAGCAGCAAAGTAATGGCAGAGAGTAACTATGCATGATTGTATGCAGGACATTTTTGCAAACATGTTGAGTGACTTTAATTATGATTATATACGTAGCACCTCCCATTTCATTGTGTCTGGCAGGCAATTGTTTTGGAAGAACATATAGTTATAATGAAGTGGCTGGCATTGCATATACTTGGAGGATTACAGTTGTTTCAGGCTtactattttacattttgtgttccAAAAACTACTTCATTATGTCAGCAACAAAACTGAGCCAGCATCAGAAGAGTGCTGTTCAGTCAAGAGAAAGCATCCAAAGCAGTGTGGGCTGTGCACATGGTGCCTCCCAGTGTTGGTAAGTGGTACTGCAGTTCTAGCATTGAAGGCAAACTTTTTGCAAGGTTATTTCATTGGACTATATTTATAATACATTAAACATATTAGTGTATGTGAGTGTAGGACTACCCCAAATATCAGAACTGCTCAAGTTTTGTATCTTTTTGAtttattagatttgtttttctttctagtTTGCCTTCAAGTTTCGCACTTTACTGTTTAGTTCATAGCCAGCCCTCGTTGTGGCTTTTAAGGGCTTAAACTTTGTCAATGGCTCTcaaaaaaagcacatacatCACGCAATGACTAAAAACGTTACAGCTAAATAGCTTTAAACGATCCTTATAGATTCCACTATAATTACTACAAAAATTCTCTAACACAGCAGCATCACACTTGCAGAGACTGAAAATGGCAGTGTGGTTACATATAGGATGTGAgcatcattgtaaatgtaaaaaaaaaaagaaaatctaggAGGCTACTAAGCAACAGTTTCCTGTGccagattgttttattttttttttctcattgatCAATATTTCGCTCTTCATAGGGACAAAGTCAATGACAGAACAAGTGCCAAGCAAGCATGACACAACCCGTACTGTAATTTCCATTTTGCCACTGGCTACTTTCCATCAGTGACTGATAAAGTTGGTTGATTGTAGCGCACTGCGTGCCAATctgacccatttttttttttttttttactcctgttCAAACAGTAACTGAAACTGATATTGTCTTAAAACagtgatgtgttttgtgtgtgtgagtgtatgaaTGACTTTTTTGATGTATTTGCTAAGAAAAACCAAAGCACTTTGAATGGTAATTTTACAGTTCTGCACTTCCAGTACAGTTGAACATGTATAACGtgactgtttcactgttttttct
Coding sequences within:
- the pde4ca gene encoding cAMP-specific 3',5'-cyclic phosphodiesterase 4C isoform X1, translated to MSEFNSLESSEEEQAEVEERPQAQRMNRPPVIQLMPRSKAGSPTGSPKNSPKNSPRGSPRNSPLLFRKLLMNRSINLQRRRFTLAHTPSFDVENGLSVGRSPLDPQASPGSGMVIQANFPHSQRRESFLYRSDSEFDLSPKGPSRNSSGASDLEESLKHWEVNWLSSRHTEDMIVTPFAQVLASLRTVRSNFAVITNQQDRTASKTRSSGSNPPSMCKTSLAEEPHQQLAIETLDELDWCLEQLETLKTRHSVSEMASNKFKRMLNRELTQLSETSRSGNQVSEFISSTFLEKQHDMDIMSPPTKEKDKKKRPMSQISGVKKATHSPSLAPSTIPRFGVNASQEGLLARELEDVNRWGIDIFKVAEYSGNRPLTVTMYTIFQERDLLKSFKIPIDTFITFTMTLEDHYRADVAYHNNIHAADVVQSTHVLLSTPALEAVFTDLEILAALFASAIHDVDHPGVSNQFLINTNSELALMYNDSSVLENHHLAVGFKLLQEDNCDIFENLSKKQRQSLRKMVIDMVLATDMSKHMNLLADLKTMVETKKVTSLGVLLLDNYSDRIQVLQNMVHCADLSNPTKPLELYRVWTDRIMVEFFTQGDRERDKGMEISPMCDKQNASIEKSQVGFIDYIVHPLWETWADLVHPDAQEILDTLEDNREWYQSMIPHSPSPDQCQEEEEEEEEENLVGEASALIGGGGSTSADKFQFELTLEEEGESGTDSPPEEEGRGSELSRTDSGSGFDAATHLLPTKLSPDSGRTFSLDSEKDIAEDKEPDQEGISGVPRFRLGT
- the pde4ca gene encoding cAMP-specific 3',5'-cyclic phosphodiesterase 4C isoform X4 — protein: MMNKDSRFPRKMQGSFSNRRHSCIGFDVENGLSVGRSPLDPQASPGSGMVIQANFPHSQRRESFLYRSDSEFDLSPKGPSRNSSGASDLEESLKHWEVNWLSSRHTEDMIVTPFAQVLASLRTVRSNFAVITNQQDRTASKTRSSGSNPPSMCKTSLAEEPHQQLAIETLDELDWCLEQLETLKTRHSVSEMASNKFKRMLNRELTQLSETSRSGNQVSEFISSTFLEKQHDMDIMSPPTKEKDKKKRPMSQISGVKKATHSPSLAPSTIPRFGVNASQEGLLARELEDVNRWGIDIFKVAEYSGNRPLTVTMYTIFQERDLLKSFKIPIDTFITFTMTLEDHYRADVAYHNNIHAADVVQSTHVLLSTPALEAVFTDLEILAALFASAIHDVDHPGVSNQFLINTNSELALMYNDSSVLENHHLAVGFKLLQEDNCDIFENLSKKQRQSLRKMVIDMVLATDMSKHMNLLADLKTMVETKKVTSLGVLLLDNYSDRIQVLQNMVHCADLSNPTKPLELYRVWTDRIMVEFFTQGDRERDKGMEISPMCDKQNASIEKSQVGFIDYIVHPLWETWADLVHPDAQEILDTLEDNREWYQSMIPHSPSPDQCQEEEEEEEEENLVGEASALIGGGGSTSADKFQFELTLEEEGESGTDSPPEEEGRGSELSRTDSGSGFDAATHLLPTKLSPDSGRTFSLDSEKDIAEDKEPDQEGISGVPRFRLGT
- the pde4ca gene encoding cAMP-specific 3',5'-cyclic phosphodiesterase 4C isoform X3; the encoded protein is MSVPTNCGFCYSMERSITVRSGNIWGSPCAVNRPIDIIQKRRRFDVENGLSVGRSPLDPQASPGSGMVIQANFPHSQRRESFLYRSDSEFDLSPKGPSRNSSGASDLEESLKHWEVNWLSSRHTEDMIVTPFAQVLASLRTVRSNFAVITNQQDRTASKTRSSGSNPPSMCKTSLAEEPHQQLAIETLDELDWCLEQLETLKTRHSVSEMASNKFKRMLNRELTQLSETSRSGNQVSEFISSTFLEKQHDMDIMSPPTKEKDKKKRPMSQISGVKKATHSPSLAPSTIPRFGVNASQEGLLARELEDVNRWGIDIFKVAEYSGNRPLTVTMYTIFQERDLLKSFKIPIDTFITFTMTLEDHYRADVAYHNNIHAADVVQSTHVLLSTPALEAVFTDLEILAALFASAIHDVDHPGVSNQFLINTNSELALMYNDSSVLENHHLAVGFKLLQEDNCDIFENLSKKQRQSLRKMVIDMVLATDMSKHMNLLADLKTMVETKKVTSLGVLLLDNYSDRIQVLQNMVHCADLSNPTKPLELYRVWTDRIMVEFFTQGDRERDKGMEISPMCDKQNASIEKSQVGFIDYIVHPLWETWADLVHPDAQEILDTLEDNREWYQSMIPHSPSPDQCQEEEEEEEEENLVGEASALIGGGGSTSADKFQFELTLEEEGESGTDSPPEEEGRGSELSRTDSGSGFDAATHLLPTKLSPDSGRTFSLDSEKDIAEDKEPDQEGISGVPRFRLGT
- the pde4ca gene encoding cAMP-specific 3',5'-cyclic phosphodiesterase 4C isoform X2, with product MSEFNSLESSEEEQAEVEERPQAQRMNRPPVIQLMPRSKAGSPTGSPKNSPKNSPRGSPRNSPLLFRKLLMNRSINLQRRRFTLAHTPSFDVENGLSVGRSPLDPQASPGSGMVIQANFPHSQRRESFLYRSDSEFDLSPKGPSRNSSGASDLHTEDMIVTPFAQVLASLRTVRSNFAVITNQQDRTASKTRSSGSNPPSMCKTSLAEEPHQQLAIETLDELDWCLEQLETLKTRHSVSEMASNKFKRMLNRELTQLSETSRSGNQVSEFISSTFLEKQHDMDIMSPPTKEKDKKKRPMSQISGVKKATHSPSLAPSTIPRFGVNASQEGLLARELEDVNRWGIDIFKVAEYSGNRPLTVTMYTIFQERDLLKSFKIPIDTFITFTMTLEDHYRADVAYHNNIHAADVVQSTHVLLSTPALEAVFTDLEILAALFASAIHDVDHPGVSNQFLINTNSELALMYNDSSVLENHHLAVGFKLLQEDNCDIFENLSKKQRQSLRKMVIDMVLATDMSKHMNLLADLKTMVETKKVTSLGVLLLDNYSDRIQVLQNMVHCADLSNPTKPLELYRVWTDRIMVEFFTQGDRERDKGMEISPMCDKQNASIEKSQVGFIDYIVHPLWETWADLVHPDAQEILDTLEDNREWYQSMIPHSPSPDQCQEEEEEEEEENLVGEASALIGGGGSTSADKFQFELTLEEEGESGTDSPPEEEGRGSELSRTDSGSGFDAATHLLPTKLSPDSGRTFSLDSEKDIAEDKEPDQEGISGVPRFRLGT